The following proteins are co-located in the Camelina sativa cultivar DH55 chromosome 12, Cs, whole genome shotgun sequence genome:
- the LOC104733167 gene encoding probable glycosyltransferase At5g25310 produces the protein MKLLRFGGLVFVFITIFQFVNIRFYNGAIFSLPSSQDKFLVSSSINKSTEEHLIRPSSASDLPYSTSSSRSSQGETTSSDVLVGERTAPEEDHVLLVSDKNDTNQIHESLAEDDAQDKETPDDLLPGTRSSSSNEKIVEDADVAYDENTRKVEILESKSDPLVDNLSSDVKSFMKVSNSGVVSITEMMDLLHQSHTSHASLRLKRSSTVDQELLYARNQIENPPLIENDPLLHAPLYWNRSMFQRSYELMEKKLKVYVYREGKRPVLHKPVLKGIYASEGWFMKQLKSSKTYVTKNPRKAHLFYLPFSSKMLEETLYVPGSHSDKNLIEFLKNYLDMISSKYNFWNKTGGSDHFLVACHDWAPSETRQYMAKCIRALCNSDVSEGFVFGKDVALPETTILVPRRPLRALGGKPVSQRQILAFFAGGMHGYLRPLLLQNWGGNRDPDMKIFSEIPKSKGKKSYMEYMKSTKYCICPKGHEVNSPRVVEALFYECVPVIISDNFVPPFFEVLNWESFAVFVLERDIPDLKNILLSITEERYREMQKRVKMVQKHFLWHSKPERFDIFHMILHSIWYNRVFQS, from the exons ATGAAATTGTTAAGATTTGGTGGTCTAGTTTTCGTTTTTATCACAATCTTCCAATTTGTCAACATTCGTTTTTACAATGGTGCTATCTTCTCTCTACCTTCTTCTCAAGATAAGTTTCTCGTTTCATCATCAATTAATAAAAGCACAGAAGAACACCTCATCAGACCATCCAGTGCTTCTGACTTACCGTATTCTACTAGTTCTTCAAGATCCTCTCAAGGGGAAACAACCAGTTCAGATGTACTTGTTGGGGAAAGAACTGCTCCAGAGGAAGACCATGTACTTCTTGTCTCTGATAAGAATGACACTAATCAAATCCATGAGAGTTTGGCAGAGGATGATGCTCAAGATAAGGAAACTCCTGATGATTTGCTTCCAGGAACTAGGAGCAGCAGCTCAAACGAGAAGATAGTTGAAGATGCTGACGTTGCTTATGATGAGAATACTAGGAAAGTTGAGATTTTGGAGAGCAAGTCCGATCCTTTAGTTGATAATCTTTCCTCAGatgttaaaagttttatgaaagtttcaaaTTCTGGTGTGGTTTCTATCACTGAGATGATGGATTTGTTGCATCAAAGCCACACTTCTCATGCCTCCCTG AGATTAAAACGGTCTTCCACAGTTGATCAAGAGCTGTTGTATGcaagaaatcaaattgagaACCCACCTTTGATAGAAAACGACCCTTTACTGCATGCTCCTCTGTATTGGAATCGTTCCATGTTCCAAAG GAGCTATGAGCTAATGGAGAAAAAGCTAAAAGTATATGTCTACAGGGAAGGCAAAAGACCCGTCCTGCATAAGCCTGTGCTGAAAGGAATATATGCTTCTGAAGGATGGTTTATGAAACAGCTCAAGTCCAGCAAAACATATGTCACAAAGAACCCCCGGAAAGCTCACCTATTTTATCTTCCTTTCAGCTCCAAAATGTTGGAAGAAACTCTCTATGTCCCTGGTTCTCACAGTGATAAGAATCTCATTGAGTTTTTGAAGAACTACTTGGATATGATTTCCTCCAAATATAATTTCTGGAACAAAACTGGTGGATCTGATCATTTTCTTGTCGCTTGTCATGACTGG GCTCCTTCTGAGACGAGGCAGTACATGGCCAAGTGCATCAGAGCACTATGCAATTCTGATGTTTCAGAAGGTTTTGTGTTTGGTAAAGATGTAGCTCTTCCTGAGACTACTATTCTTGTTCCTAGGAGACCACTTAGAGCTCTCGGAGGCAAACCTGTTTCACAGAGGCAAATACTTGCCTTCTTTGCAGGCGGAATGCACGGTTACCTTAGACCTCTCCTATTACAAAACTGGGGAGGTAACAGAGATCCAGACATGAAAATATTCAGTGAGATACCCAAatctaaaggaaaaaagagtTACATGGAGTACATGAAGAGCACCAAGTATTGCATCTGTCCAAAAGGGCATGAAGTCAATAGCCCTCGGGTTGTGGAGGCATTGTTCTATGAGTGTGTCCCGGTTATCATATCCGATAACTTTGTGCCTCCCTTCTTCGAAGTTCTAAATTGGGAGTCTTTTGCGGTATTTGTGTTGGAGAGAGATATTCCTGATTTGAAGAACATATTACTGTCCATAACTGAGGAAAGGTATAGAGAGATGCAGAAAAGAGTCAAGATGGTGCAGAAGCATTTCCTTTGGCATTCTAAACCTGAGAGATTTGACATATTTCATATGATACTTCACTCCATTTGGTACAACAGAGTTTTTCAAAGCTGA
- the LOC104729990 gene encoding VAN3-binding protein-like yields the protein MTSLHKTLFTQNPTTSLDQLMMCHTGRDNSWKKLENIDEEGPATMMTREVKTALPPETPTETMEFLGRSWSISAVELTKAFFNNSAADTNSFLLSTLVNTNKEDREDEEDSTSMASSRDFLLPQKGNKTSPPITPRTGKEMKHLYKTMGRRLKDQKEKKKQETRTRNAEIHAAVSVAGVAAVVAATAASNAVASAEHAAESTTVAVAVASAAALIASHCIEIAGEIGAGYNQIAAAVSSATNARTNGDVMALTASAATALRGAAILRSRMERNNENKAMLYATKENVELEERNVFGVMTFVSRGEELLKRTRKGDLHWKQVSFNINSNWQVVLKMKSKHVGGTFTKTKKCVVSGVCRDIPEWAHRGRVEKMVERNAYFGVKTVERVIEFECGNKREKQMWIEGTQQLLNSLEIGSSVHWKH from the exons ATGACAAGTTTGCACAAAACCCTCTTCACACAAAATCCCACTACTTCTTTAGATCAAT TGATGATGTGCCATACGGGAAGAGATAATTCATggaaaaaactagaaaacataGACGAAGAAGGTCCAGCAACGATGATGACCCGTGAAGTGAAGACGGCGTTACCACCGGAAACACCGACGGAGACGATGGAGTTTCTAGGGAGATCATGGAGCATTTCCGCCGTTGAACTCACAAAAGCTTTCTTCAACAATTCGGCCGCCGACACtaactcttttcttctctctacgCTTGTTAACACCAACAAAGAAgacagagaagatgaagaagattctaCTTCCATGGCTTCTTCTCGTGACTTT CTGCTGCcacaaaaaggaaacaagacCAGTCCTCCAATAACTCCAAGAACCGGCAAAGAAATGAAG CATCTTTATAAGACAATGGGAAGAAGATTGAAGgatcagaaggagaagaaaaaacaagaaacccgAACTCGCAACGCTGAGATCCACGCCGCAGTCTCTGTCGCAGGAGTAGCTGCGGTTGTAGCCGCAACCGCTGCATCTAACGCGGTTGCATCCGCAGAGCATGCGGCTGAATCAACAACCGTTGCGGTTGCCGTCGCGTCTGCAGCCGCTCTCATCGCGTCGCATTGCATCGAGATAGCGGGAGAGATAGGGGCCGGTTATAACCAGATCGCAGCAGCCGTTAGCTCTGCGACCAACGCTAGGACTAACGGAGATGTTATGGCTTTAACGGCAAGTGCTGCAACAG CGTTGCGAGGAGCTGCGATTCTAAGGTCAAGAATGGAAAGGAATAACGAGAACAAAGCAATGCTATATGCAACAAAGGAGAACGTAGAATTGGAAGAGAGAAATGTATTTGGAGTGATGACTTTCGTTTCTAGAGGAGAAGAGCTTCTGAAACGCACCCGCAAAG GGGATCTTCATTGGAAGCAAGTATCTTTTAACATCAATTCAAATTGgcaa GTGGTTCTTAAAATGAAGAGCAAACATGTGGGTGGAACTTTCACAAAGACGAAGAAAT GCGTTGTCAGTGGAGTGTGCCGAGACATACCAGAATGGGCTCATAGAGGACGAGTAGAAAAAATGGTAGAGCGGAACGCCTACTTTGGTGTGAAGACCGTCGAAAGGGTGATTGAATTCGAATGTGgtaacaaaagagagaagcaaatgTGGATAGAAGGGACTCAACAGCTGCTTAACTCACTTGAAATCGGTTCTAGTGTTCACTGGAAACATTAG
- the LOC104729992 gene encoding tocopherol cyclase, chloroplastic yields MEIRSLVVSMNPNFSFFELSRHPVSPITHSLVPAKKLFPRSISASVSSETPSSNTDKISVKPVYVPTPPNRELRTPHSGYHFDGTARKFFEGWYFRVSIPEKKESFCFMYSVENPAFRQRLSPLEVALHGPRFTGVGAQILGASDKYLCQYTQDSHNFWGDRHELVLGNTFSAVPGATPPNKEVPPEDFNTRVSEGFQATPFWHQGHICDDGRTDYAETVTSARWEYSTRPVYGWGDVGAKQKSTAGWPAAFPVFEPHWQICMAGGLSTGWIEWGGERFEFRDAPSYSEKNWGGGFPRKWFWVQCNVFEGASGEVALTAGGGLRQLPGLTETYENAALVCVHYDGKLYEFVPWNGVVRWEMSPWGYWYITAENETHMVELEARTNEAGTPLRAPTTEVGLATACRDSCYGELKLQIWERLYDGSKGKVILETKSSLAAVEIGGGPWFGTWKGDTSNTPELLKRALQVPLDLETAFGLVPFFKPPGL; encoded by the exons ATGGAGATACGGAGCTTGGTTGTTTCgatgaaccctaatttctctttctttgagCTCTCTCGTCATCCTGTATCTCCCATCACTCACTCCCTCGTTCCGGCTAAAAAACTATTTCCCCGGTCCATTTCAGCTTCGGTCTCCAGTGAAACTCCTTCATCTAACACAGACAAGATCTCTGTGAAACCTGTTTACGTCCCTACACCTCCCAATCGCGAGCTCCGGACTCCTCACAGTGg ATACCATTTCGATGGAACAGCGAGGAAGTTCTTTGAGGGATggtattttagggtttcaatcccagagaagaaggagagtttTTGCTTTATGTACTCTGTGGAGAATCCTGCGTTCCGTCAGAGATTGTCACCGTTAGAAGTAGCTCTACATGGACCTAGATTCACTGGTGTCGGAGCTCAGATTCTTGGCGCTTCTGATAAATATCTTTGTCAATACACTCAAGACTCTCACAACTTCTGGGGAG ATCGGCATGAGCTAGTTTTGGGGAATACTTTTAGTGCTGTCCCAGGGGCAACGCCTCCAAACAAGGAGGTTCCACCAGAG GATTTCAATACAAGAGTGTCTGAAGGATTCCAAGCTACCCCATTTTGGCATCAAGGTCACATTTGCGATGATGGCCG GACTGACTATGCGGAAACTGTGACATCTGCTCGTTGGGAGTATAGTACTCGTCCTGTGTACGGTTGGGGTGATGTTGGAGCCAAACAGAAGTCTACTGCAGGCTGGCCTGCAGCTTTTCCTGTATTTGAGCCTCATTGGCAGATTTGCATGGCAGGAGGACTTTCCACAG GGTGGATAGAATGGGGCGGTGAAAGGTTTGAATTTCGGGATGCACCTTCTTACTCAGAGAAGAATTGGGGTGGAGGCTTCCCAAGAAAATGGTTTTGG GTCCAATGTAATGTCTTTGAAGGAGCAAGTGGAGAAGTTGCTTTGACTGCAGGTGGCGGGTTGAGGCAGTTGCCTGGATTGACTGAAACATATGAAAATGCTGCACTG GTTTGTGTACACTATGATGGAAAATTGTACGAGTTTGTTCCGTGGAATGGTGTTGTTAGATGGGAAATGTCTCCCTGGGGTTATTGGTATATAACTGCAGAGAACGAAACCCATAtg GTGGAACTAGAGGCAAGAACAAATGAAGCGGGTACACCTCTGCGTGCTCCTACCACAGAAGTTGGGCTAGCTACGGCTTGCAGAGATAGTTGTTACGGTGAATTGAAGTTGCAGATATGGGAACGGCTATATGATGGAAGTAAAGGCAAG GTGATACTTGAGACAAAGAGCTCATTGGCAGCGGTGGAGATAGGAGGTGGACCGTGGTTTGGGACATGGAAAGGAGATACGAGCAACACCCCCGAGCTACTCAAACGGGCTCTGCAGGTCCCATTGGATCTTGAAACCGCCTTTGGTTTGGTCCCTTTCTTCAAGCCACCTGGTCTGTAA